From the Maioricimonas rarisocia genome, one window contains:
- a CDS encoding alkaline phosphatase family protein, which translates to MKKVLLVIIDALATRIVEPAMQDGRLKTFSSLAAAGVFRTDSISIFPSITPAATASLMTGRYPVDHGIAGAFWYERDADCVAYYGDDVWVVMNEGFGKYFNDFLVSLNFTRLQSETVFERVENAGMTAAVLNYMWFRGGTRHEVNAPLLLQLLPGTSFVEHISGPTIAALGDFVTSRIPGSDETLSASGGFMRRYGFHDETTGEYLLQLARTAGLPDFTLAYFPNNDWDSHSVGPAEAASTVERVDEILGELIESCGGLDAFLAEYAIVITGDHSQCDMAESADDRPIDLDELLEGFDRVPAGSEWGDENDLMVCPNLRAAQIYFHRASTPEHRDEVGRRLLSHSHVDQVLWVEPFRCDRIDSYEVRTADRGRLSFSIADEGSESDCFDRYGNHWSIEGDLSAIDATIGPDGQIHYGIYPNALERIVTGFCNQCGDIWATARPGSEFCLSETSVHAGGSHGTLHELDSTSPLLVAGAPGDITVPEHPRNVDVTPLCLRILGIDQ; encoded by the coding sequence ATGAAGAAAGTGCTGCTGGTCATCATCGACGCACTCGCGACCCGGATCGTCGAACCCGCAATGCAGGACGGACGGCTGAAGACGTTTTCCAGTCTGGCTGCAGCGGGCGTCTTCCGCACCGACAGCATCTCGATCTTCCCGTCGATCACCCCCGCCGCCACGGCGTCCCTGATGACCGGACGCTATCCCGTGGACCACGGCATCGCCGGCGCGTTCTGGTACGAACGGGACGCCGACTGCGTTGCCTACTACGGCGACGATGTCTGGGTGGTGATGAACGAAGGCTTCGGCAAGTACTTCAACGATTTCCTGGTCAGTTTGAATTTCACCCGGCTGCAGTCCGAAACCGTTTTCGAACGGGTCGAGAATGCGGGGATGACAGCTGCCGTGCTGAACTACATGTGGTTTCGTGGAGGGACCCGGCACGAGGTGAATGCTCCGCTACTGCTGCAGTTGTTACCGGGCACTTCGTTCGTCGAGCACATTTCCGGACCGACGATCGCCGCGCTGGGAGACTTCGTCACCAGCCGTATTCCCGGGTCGGATGAGACGTTGTCCGCGTCCGGCGGATTCATGCGACGATACGGTTTCCACGACGAAACCACTGGCGAATACCTGCTGCAGCTCGCACGGACCGCCGGCCTGCCCGACTTCACCCTGGCTTATTTCCCCAACAACGACTGGGACAGCCACTCCGTCGGGCCGGCCGAGGCCGCAAGCACGGTCGAGCGAGTGGATGAGATCCTCGGCGAACTGATCGAAAGCTGTGGGGGACTGGACGCGTTTCTTGCCGAGTACGCCATCGTGATCACCGGCGACCATTCCCAGTGCGACATGGCCGAATCAGCCGACGACCGTCCCATCGATCTGGACGAACTGCTGGAAGGGTTCGACCGGGTTCCCGCCGGAAGCGAGTGGGGCGACGAGAATGACCTGATGGTCTGCCCGAACCTGCGCGCCGCACAGATCTATTTCCACCGGGCTTCGACTCCGGAACATCGCGACGAAGTCGGCCGCCGCCTCCTCTCGCACTCTCATGTTGATCAGGTGCTGTGGGTCGAGCCGTTTCGTTGCGACCGCATCGACAGCTACGAAGTCCGCACGGCCGACAGGGGACGCCTCTCGTTCAGCATTGCAGACGAAGGGAGTGAGTCCGACTGCTTCGATCGCTACGGGAATCATTGGTCGATCGAAGGAGACCTGTCGGCCATCGATGCCACGATCGGGCCGGATGGGCAGATCCACTATGGCATCTATCCCAACGCGCTCGAACGCATCGTAACGGGCTTCTGTAATCAGTGCGGCGACATCTGGGCAACGGCCCGACCCGGCAGCGAGTTCTGCCTGAGCGAGACGAGCGTACACGCGGGCGGTTCTCACGGGACGCTGCACGAGCTGGATTCGACGTCTCCGCTTCTTGTCGCCGGCGCGCCGGGAGACATCACGGTTCCCGAACACCCCCGCAATGTCGACGTCACGCCTCTGTGCCTGAGGATCCTTGGCATCGACCAGTGA
- a CDS encoding DUF2252 domain-containing protein → MQIITTNDRDDRDRTDAFAELARRQARGEVIVPPTRLSHEERRLHVRATLREDHQFRIQNRPEGAQAKFDKLAESAWDFFRGTALLFFRDIAGSDGHLPIVLATGDAHPENFGVMPNEDGAPFFGLNDFDEAHFAPFSWDLKRAAVGFYLAAREEGRKKKKCRKTVRSFLDGYFDGLLEFARDDREKWHEFRIDNSPPMIRELLESSRTRRREFLDELIDLKKGTFVSSDEIVAHSKRVKDFQKAIDHYRESCDVPDTKRTGHFQVKDVAIKKGSGTASLGLDRFFVLIDGPTEDHADDIVLEMKQTRRSALYGLVPNHRSLDGGNGQSEGEMSGEAGRIVQSHQIHLVGGDPYYGETTLDERNFLVRERSPLKDDIDVDDLSHSELKEYASICGRTLAIAHARCDEDTGLIEGDAEKEILGSVNREVFTGDIVRFSECAVRRLRRDHRMFCKDHAAGAFEFIGGE, encoded by the coding sequence ATGCAGATCATCACGACGAATGATCGGGACGATCGGGATCGCACGGACGCCTTCGCGGAACTGGCCCGCCGTCAGGCTCGCGGCGAAGTGATCGTTCCACCCACGCGTTTGTCGCACGAGGAGCGACGCCTGCACGTGCGTGCGACTCTTCGCGAAGACCATCAGTTCCGGATTCAGAACCGGCCGGAAGGAGCCCAGGCAAAGTTCGACAAGCTGGCCGAATCCGCTTGGGACTTCTTCCGCGGGACGGCGCTCCTGTTCTTCCGGGACATCGCCGGTTCCGACGGACATCTTCCAATCGTCCTGGCGACCGGCGATGCGCACCCGGAAAACTTCGGCGTGATGCCGAACGAGGACGGTGCTCCCTTCTTCGGCCTCAACGACTTCGACGAGGCTCACTTCGCTCCGTTTTCGTGGGATCTCAAGCGTGCCGCAGTCGGCTTCTACCTCGCCGCCCGCGAAGAAGGACGCAAGAAGAAAAAGTGCCGCAAGACCGTCCGAAGCTTTCTCGACGGCTACTTCGACGGTCTGCTCGAGTTTGCTCGTGACGATCGCGAGAAGTGGCACGAATTCCGGATCGACAACAGCCCGCCGATGATCCGGGAACTGCTGGAGTCGTCGCGCACTCGTCGCCGCGAGTTTCTTGACGAACTGATCGATCTGAAGAAGGGGACGTTTGTTTCCTCGGATGAAATCGTCGCCCACTCAAAGCGGGTCAAGGACTTCCAGAAGGCGATCGACCACTACCGCGAGTCCTGCGACGTTCCCGACACCAAGCGGACGGGACACTTCCAGGTCAAGGACGTCGCCATCAAGAAGGGCAGCGGCACGGCCAGCCTCGGTCTGGATCGCTTTTTCGTGCTGATCGACGGCCCGACTGAAGATCATGCCGACGACATTGTCCTGGAGATGAAGCAGACCCGCCGCTCGGCCCTGTACGGGCTGGTTCCGAATCACCGCTCGCTCGATGGCGGCAACGGGCAATCCGAAGGGGAAATGTCCGGCGAGGCCGGGAGAATCGTTCAGTCGCACCAGATTCATCTTGTCGGTGGCGACCCCTACTACGGCGAGACAACACTGGATGAGCGGAACTTCCTCGTTCGGGAACGAAGTCCACTCAAGGACGATATCGACGTCGACGACCTGAGCCATTCGGAGCTGAAAGAGTATGCCTCGATCTGCGGCCGAACTCTCGCCATCGCACACGCACGGTGCGATGAGGATACCGGACTGATCGAGGGAGATGCCGAGAAAGAGATTCTCGGCTCGGTCAACAGGGAGGTCTTCACCGGCGACATCGTGCGATTCTCCGAGTGCGCGGTGCGGCGACTTCGACGCGATCATCGCATGTTCTGCAAGGATCACGCGGCAGGGGCCTTCGAATTCATCGGCGGCGAATAG
- a CDS encoding DUF4112 domain-containing protein, producing the protein MNLSSRLERTFRRPSGAVASRSNPLAAAARKQTPPLGTSPHAHRLARMERLTQLLDEAIRIPGTRFHIGWDTIIGLIPGVGDVATACMSGYVIHQAWQMGVGKRTLARMAGNIAVDMLVGSIPLVGDFFDATFKANRRNMRLLKRRLAVEATR; encoded by the coding sequence ATGAATCTGTCATCCCGCCTTGAACGCACTTTCCGCCGCCCGTCTGGTGCCGTCGCGTCCCGAAGCAACCCCCTCGCCGCGGCAGCCCGGAAGCAGACCCCTCCGCTGGGGACATCGCCGCACGCGCATCGTCTGGCGCGGATGGAGCGTCTGACGCAGCTTCTCGACGAGGCCATTCGAATTCCCGGGACCCGGTTTCACATCGGCTGGGATACGATCATCGGCCTCATCCCGGGTGTCGGCGACGTCGCGACGGCCTGCATGTCCGGCTATGTCATCCATCAGGCCTGGCAGATGGGAGTTGGCAAACGGACACTGGCTCGGATGGCGGGTAACATTGCGGTCGATATGCTTGTGGGATCGATTCCCCTCGTGGGCGATTTCTTCGATGCGACGTTCAAGGCGAATCGACGAAACATGCGTCTGCTGAAGCGGCGGCTCGCTGTCGAAGCCACCCGCTGA
- a CDS encoding phosphatase PAP2 family protein: MNSLRPTERCRQWMTWLGRNELSTLISFVLLAAGVWGFVELTDDVLEGETQSLDRTVLLAMRTADDVTDPIGPKWVEELGRDFTALGGVGVLTMITIAVTGYLGLQRKGRAAVVVLVAVLGGLLVSQLLKWQFSRPRPDLVPHGSFVYTSSFPSGHAMMSAATYLTLGALLARVHADRRLKAYFLILAALLTLCVGTSRVYLGVHWPTDVLAGWTLGSCWAILCWLIARRLQREGEMEDAGTSGLLEEGTETERPQQSHEVTQRSAAGHTAGETRKHADSHRRIDS; this comes from the coding sequence ATGAACAGTCTCAGACCGACCGAACGATGCCGGCAATGGATGACCTGGCTGGGCCGAAACGAACTGTCCACACTCATCAGCTTCGTCCTGCTGGCGGCGGGGGTCTGGGGCTTCGTTGAACTGACTGATGATGTCCTCGAAGGAGAAACGCAATCGCTCGACCGGACGGTGCTGCTGGCCATGCGGACAGCCGATGACGTCACCGATCCGATCGGCCCCAAGTGGGTGGAGGAACTGGGGCGCGACTTTACGGCGCTGGGAGGTGTAGGTGTCCTGACGATGATCACCATCGCCGTCACGGGTTACCTCGGACTGCAGAGGAAGGGGCGGGCGGCGGTCGTCGTGCTCGTCGCTGTCCTTGGGGGCCTCCTCGTCAGCCAGCTTCTGAAATGGCAGTTTTCAAGGCCACGGCCCGACCTCGTGCCCCATGGATCGTTCGTTTACACGTCCAGTTTCCCCAGTGGCCATGCGATGATGTCGGCAGCCACGTACCTGACCCTTGGAGCGCTGCTGGCACGTGTACATGCCGATCGGCGACTCAAAGCATACTTCCTGATCCTGGCGGCACTGCTCACGCTCTGCGTGGGAACGAGCCGCGTCTATCTGGGTGTTCACTGGCCGACGGATGTTCTGGCCGGTTGGACGCTCGGTTCCTGCTGGGCCATCCTCTGCTGGCTGATCGCCCGCAGGCTGCAGCGAGAGGGAGAAATGGAGGACGCGGGCACCAGCGGACTGCTGGAGGAGGGGACGGAAACTGAGCGTCCCCAACAGTCACACGAAGTTACTCAACGCTCCGCGGCCGGGCACACCGCAGGAGAGACCCGCAAGCACGCGGATTCTCACAGGAGAATCGACTCATGA
- a CDS encoding PH domain-containing protein — protein sequence MSTRHKRHVDSDRLVYTCPHCDSDVEVHEGQLGEIIDCPNPACGRPFDVPAPDARLSTRQPGEGGTRKVLKAGLAADIEHDIMVRHPAMFRNRPITYLGVLLLIFGGIAGALILTAELPIIGMASGVAALVGIAMLAIWYVQVLYRTLTITNKRTIYRQGIVSRRTNEVQHDDVRNIQVNQGFLERLLGVGRIAISSSGQDDMEIDVKGIPHPDSIAETIRTYQ from the coding sequence ATGTCGACACGGCATAAGAGACACGTTGACAGCGATCGACTGGTCTACACCTGTCCGCACTGCGACTCGGACGTCGAGGTGCACGAGGGGCAGTTGGGGGAAATCATTGACTGCCCGAATCCGGCATGCGGACGGCCTTTCGACGTCCCGGCGCCAGACGCGAGGCTGTCGACCCGTCAGCCGGGGGAAGGGGGGACACGCAAAGTCCTGAAAGCAGGGCTGGCCGCAGACATCGAACACGACATCATGGTCCGACATCCCGCGATGTTCCGAAATCGTCCCATCACCTATCTGGGTGTGCTGCTCCTCATCTTCGGCGGCATTGCCGGGGCCCTGATCCTCACCGCTGAGCTCCCGATCATCGGAATGGCGTCGGGCGTTGCGGCTCTGGTGGGGATCGCCATGCTGGCGATCTGGTACGTCCAGGTGCTGTATCGAACGCTGACGATCACCAACAAACGGACGATCTACCGGCAGGGGATTGTTTCCCGACGTACGAACGAAGTGCAGCACGACGACGTCCGCAATATTCAGGTCAATCAGGGGTTCCTCGAACGGCTGCTCGGAGTTGGACGGATCGCCATTTCCAGTTCGGGCCAGGACGATATGGAGATCGACGTGAAGGGGATCCCGCACCCGGACAGCATCGCCGAAACAATCCGCACGTATCAGTAA
- a CDS encoding exopolysaccharide biosynthesis protein — protein MAVSSLTGVMDQFVENTDGEKVSVGDLLDALHTRSYGPLLLAPSFVALSPIGGIPGASIITGSLIILIAVQMFFTPHPWLPSRLLSIEFGRDRLERMVKKMRPYVKWFEAGIKPRYEFLVKSPANYVIAAIAILLALSFYPLAVVPWGVTPPALALVLLSLALTARDGLVAAAGYLVTAASVGMLIYTWLP, from the coding sequence ATGGCTGTCAGCAGTCTGACAGGAGTGATGGACCAGTTCGTGGAGAATACCGACGGAGAAAAAGTCTCTGTCGGTGACCTGCTCGATGCGCTGCACACCCGCAGCTACGGGCCGCTACTGCTCGCACCGTCGTTTGTCGCCCTGTCCCCGATCGGAGGTATCCCCGGTGCGTCGATCATCACCGGTTCGCTGATCATCCTGATTGCGGTGCAGATGTTCTTCACCCCGCATCCGTGGTTGCCTTCCCGACTGCTTTCGATCGAGTTCGGGCGTGACCGTCTCGAGCGAATGGTGAAGAAGATGCGACCGTACGTGAAATGGTTCGAGGCGGGGATCAAACCGCGCTACGAGTTTCTGGTGAAGTCGCCGGCCAACTATGTGATCGCCGCGATCGCCATTCTGCTGGCACTGTCGTTCTACCCTCTCGCGGTGGTGCCGTGGGGCGTGACACCGCCCGCACTGGCACTGGTACTGCTTTCACTGGCACTGACGGCACGTGATGGCCTCGTGGCCGCCGCAGGATACCTGGTGACAGCGGCCTCGGTCGGCATGCTGATCTATACGTGGCTGCCTTGA
- a CDS encoding DUF1549 and DUF1553 domain-containing protein has product MAYSRLLFGVVTALIAGVGSGAAAADPADEFALTARIDELLDQQWKADGIEPVRPASDAEFLRRVSLDLTGVTPTVSAVRGFLDDPDPNKRTKLIDRLLESPQHAVHFARIWREVMLPSSLNEQFRLGGAAAFERWLEQRFAENRPYDETVRDLLETTGNVNALGPGLFYQAVEFKPEELAASTSRTFLGVQIQCGQCHDHPFDRWTQKDFWGFAAYFAQLRRPDDAAQFRGQVVDTNTGEVTLPETDVVVMPRLLDGTPLDKTLLAGTRRQQLSRWLVSRNNPWFARATVNRAWALLFGRGFVNPVDDFGDHNPPSHPELLNLIAADFAGHDFDMRRLLQILTRTRAYQLSSEVTSDAALRRQAFAAMSVKSLTADQIYDSLQRATGRRIPATGQLSSSEAAARREFLARFEAPTQQATEFQGGIPQALAMLNGQLVADASHWEKSDLLVAVTDSPFLNDAGRVEILFLAALSRMPTADERLRFEQYIATPGGPFESSRRLADLLWALINSSEFIVNH; this is encoded by the coding sequence ATGGCGTACTCCCGACTGCTGTTTGGTGTTGTGACGGCTCTGATCGCCGGTGTCGGCAGCGGGGCCGCCGCAGCAGATCCCGCGGATGAGTTCGCCCTGACCGCCCGCATTGACGAGCTGCTCGATCAACAGTGGAAGGCAGACGGCATTGAGCCGGTCCGTCCGGCGTCCGACGCCGAGTTCCTCAGACGGGTCTCTCTCGATCTGACGGGGGTGACGCCGACCGTCAGTGCCGTCCGCGGCTTTCTCGACGATCCCGACCCGAACAAACGGACGAAACTGATCGACCGATTGCTGGAGTCCCCCCAGCATGCCGTACACTTCGCCCGCATCTGGCGCGAAGTGATGCTGCCGAGTTCGTTGAATGAACAGTTCCGGTTGGGAGGGGCCGCTGCGTTTGAACGCTGGCTCGAACAGCGATTCGCGGAAAACCGGCCGTACGACGAAACGGTGCGCGATCTGCTCGAGACAACTGGCAACGTAAATGCCCTCGGCCCCGGCCTGTTCTACCAGGCCGTCGAGTTCAAACCCGAAGAACTGGCCGCCAGCACGTCCCGGACATTCCTCGGCGTGCAGATCCAGTGCGGGCAGTGTCACGATCATCCGTTTGACCGCTGGACCCAGAAAGACTTCTGGGGCTTTGCCGCGTACTTCGCGCAGCTCCGTCGACCGGACGACGCCGCTCAGTTTCGTGGTCAGGTCGTCGATACCAACACCGGCGAAGTGACGCTGCCCGAGACCGACGTGGTCGTCATGCCGCGGCTGCTGGACGGGACACCACTCGACAAGACTCTGCTTGCCGGCACTCGTCGCCAGCAGCTTTCACGCTGGCTCGTATCCCGCAACAACCCCTGGTTTGCCCGCGCGACGGTGAATCGGGCGTGGGCGCTCCTGTTCGGACGGGGATTCGTGAATCCGGTTGATGACTTCGGCGATCACAATCCACCCTCCCATCCCGAACTTCTCAATCTCATCGCCGCTGACTTTGCCGGGCACGACTTCGACATGCGGCGGCTGCTGCAGATTCTCACGCGAACGCGGGCCTATCAGCTTTCCAGCGAAGTGACCTCGGACGCGGCCCTGCGTCGTCAGGCGTTCGCGGCCATGTCGGTCAAGAGCCTGACCGCCGATCAGATTTATGACTCTCTGCAACGGGCCACCGGACGTCGCATCCCTGCCACGGGACAGCTTTCCTCATCCGAGGCGGCTGCACGCCGCGAGTTCCTCGCGAGATTCGAAGCACCGACGCAGCAGGCGACTGAGTTCCAGGGAGGCATCCCCCAGGCTCTGGCGATGCTCAACGGGCAACTGGTCGCCGACGCGAGCCACTGGGAGAAAAGCGACCTGCTCGTGGCCGTCACCGACAGCCCGTTCCTGAACGACGCCGGGAGAGTGGAGATCCTGTTTCTGGCGGCACTGTCGCGCATGCCGACTGCAGACGAACGCCTCCGCTTCGAGCAATACATCGCCACGCCGGGGGGGCCGTTCGAGTCGAGCCGAAGACTGGCCGACCTTCTGTGGGCGCTGATCAACAGTTCCGAGTTCATCGTCAATCACTGA
- a CDS encoding DUF1501 domain-containing protein, which produces MTHSNGRANKRPAMRTTVSLSRRGLLQATLCGMAGIGASRWMPAFAEALAADAQRKRHCVLLWMAGGPSQTDTFDMKPGHANGGEFQEIETSVPGLRFSEHLPRLARLADHLAVLRGMSTAEGDHGRGTYLMHTGRPPEGPIRYPTIGSAVSKELADAAAPLPGFVTVAAGQSFNRAAFQPGFLGPRHAPLAVRSRDDVRSLQQIEADQDFARLEIEDLGPPAEVGLGQAERRARLLQELQSDFAARHSGGATAMHQTTVERAIQMIHSDAADAFDLTAEPAVVREKYGRGRFGQGCLLGRRLIERGVPFIEVVLGDQGRWDTHTANFPTVASLSGELDAGWASLMEELDERGLLESTTILWMGEFGRTPRINGSAGRDHFPQAWTSVLAGGGINGGQAYGRTDAGGMSVVDGALSVDDVLATLCGALGVNPRKQNISEVGRPIRIVDGKPVSELLSDPMAARDVEEES; this is translated from the coding sequence ATGACACATTCCAACGGCCGAGCGAACAAGCGGCCGGCGATGCGAACCACCGTCTCGCTCTCCCGCCGGGGCCTGCTTCAGGCCACGCTGTGCGGAATGGCCGGAATCGGAGCGAGCCGCTGGATGCCCGCCTTCGCGGAGGCTCTGGCCGCCGATGCTCAGCGCAAGCGGCATTGCGTGCTGCTGTGGATGGCGGGCGGCCCCTCGCAGACCGATACGTTCGACATGAAGCCGGGCCACGCCAACGGAGGCGAGTTTCAGGAAATTGAAACGAGCGTCCCCGGACTGCGGTTCAGCGAACATCTCCCCCGTCTTGCCAGGCTCGCCGATCACCTCGCCGTCCTCCGCGGCATGAGCACAGCCGAGGGAGATCACGGCCGAGGCACCTACCTGATGCACACCGGCCGACCACCGGAAGGGCCAATCCGTTATCCCACGATCGGGTCCGCAGTATCGAAGGAATTGGCCGACGCCGCGGCACCTCTGCCCGGTTTCGTAACCGTTGCTGCCGGTCAGTCATTCAATCGCGCGGCGTTTCAGCCCGGTTTCCTCGGACCACGACACGCCCCCCTGGCCGTGAGAAGCCGGGACGATGTCCGATCGCTGCAGCAGATCGAGGCCGACCAGGACTTCGCCCGTCTCGAGATCGAGGACCTCGGTCCGCCAGCCGAAGTGGGATTGGGCCAGGCGGAGCGACGCGCGCGGCTGTTGCAGGAACTGCAGAGCGACTTCGCCGCCCGGCACTCCGGCGGAGCAACCGCCATGCATCAGACGACGGTCGAACGGGCCATTCAGATGATTCACAGTGACGCGGCCGATGCGTTCGATCTGACCGCGGAGCCGGCTGTCGTCCGCGAGAAGTACGGGCGGGGTCGATTCGGTCAGGGCTGCCTGCTGGGCCGTCGCCTGATCGAACGGGGCGTACCGTTCATCGAAGTCGTCCTGGGAGATCAGGGACGCTGGGACACCCACACGGCCAACTTCCCGACCGTTGCGTCCCTGTCCGGTGAGCTCGATGCCGGCTGGGCATCACTGATGGAAGAACTCGACGAACGCGGCCTGCTGGAGTCGACGACGATCCTCTGGATGGGCGAGTTCGGCCGCACGCCCCGCATCAATGGAAGTGCCGGACGCGATCACTTTCCACAGGCCTGGACGAGTGTGCTGGCGGGTGGCGGGATCAACGGCGGCCAGGCGTACGGGCGGACCGATGCCGGCGGAATGTCGGTGGTCGACGGTGCGTTGAGTGTCGACGACGTGCTGGCAACTCTGTGCGGCGCGCTCGGGGTCAATCCGCGCAAGCAGAACATCTCCGAAGTTGGACGGCCGATTCGAATCGTCGACGGCAAACCGGTCAGCGAACTGCTTTCCGATCCGATGGCGGCCCGCGACGTGGAAGAAGAGAGCTGA
- a CDS encoding di-heme oxidoredictase family protein, whose product MNTLATNRSRSFVPAGWCLAAVALAAILCWSGAAIADKPATEDAAQNPAQQEVSGREIFLREWMVNDSRSHGGDGLGPVFNDTSCIACHNQGGAGGGGPASKNVEILSATSHSGPRMVVPQQPTPGEQFVRSMFGLQEQQRQFDSEVIRRRQEAARKHLAKIHPGFQSAGSVVLHRFGIDPKYATWRQQLINGHGHVQHFNAVTNVAAVDMLVDGPQTAEAQPESDLQKLQRATQEIQRIRSELGQVQFTKTSFVDGATLTLTERNAISLFGAGLIDSIPDVAIEAAANAKHEGFPEISGRVSRLKDGRIGRFGWKAQKATLYDFTMTACAVELGLHVPDHPQAGTPLDPEYRTASFDLNQDECNALVDYLKNLPAPEMTPPANDNHAEYLAGGQKLFASVGCATCHTEQMGDVVGVYSDLLVHDMGNDLVDTGDYGSFTPTPDTAEDFIEEVAEADEGDQSRLSGIRVVGATRQEWRTAPLWGVRDSAPYLHDGRAETLEQAIAFHGGESAGSAQKYFMLTSEERQQVLAFLRSLTAPSPDRLASAR is encoded by the coding sequence ATGAATACGCTCGCGACAAATCGTTCCCGCAGCTTTGTCCCTGCCGGATGGTGTCTGGCCGCCGTTGCTCTTGCAGCAATCCTTTGCTGGTCCGGTGCGGCGATAGCCGACAAACCCGCGACCGAAGATGCTGCCCAAAACCCGGCTCAGCAGGAGGTGAGTGGCCGCGAAATCTTCCTCCGCGAGTGGATGGTCAACGATTCCCGCAGCCATGGCGGCGATGGGCTGGGCCCCGTCTTTAACGACACCTCCTGCATTGCCTGCCACAACCAGGGAGGAGCCGGCGGAGGCGGACCGGCGAGCAAGAACGTCGAGATCCTCTCTGCCACATCCCATTCCGGGCCACGCATGGTGGTCCCTCAACAACCGACGCCCGGCGAGCAGTTCGTTCGCTCGATGTTCGGTCTGCAGGAACAGCAGCGGCAGTTCGATTCCGAAGTGATCCGCCGACGGCAGGAGGCGGCCCGCAAGCATCTGGCAAAGATTCACCCGGGCTTCCAGTCCGCTGGCAGCGTCGTCCTGCACCGGTTCGGCATCGATCCGAAGTACGCCACCTGGCGTCAGCAGTTGATCAACGGTCATGGCCATGTCCAGCACTTCAATGCCGTGACCAACGTTGCTGCCGTCGACATGCTCGTTGATGGTCCGCAGACTGCCGAAGCTCAGCCGGAATCCGACCTGCAGAAGCTGCAGCGGGCCACGCAGGAGATCCAGCGCATCCGCAGTGAGCTGGGGCAGGTTCAGTTTACGAAAACCTCGTTCGTCGATGGCGCCACTCTGACGCTCACCGAACGGAACGCCATCTCGCTGTTCGGGGCCGGGCTGATCGACTCCATCCCGGATGTAGCCATCGAAGCCGCAGCGAACGCGAAGCACGAGGGCTTCCCGGAAATCTCCGGCCGGGTCAGCCGGTTGAAGGATGGTCGCATCGGCCGCTTCGGCTGGAAGGCTCAGAAAGCGACGCTCTACGACTTCACCATGACCGCCTGTGCGGTCGAGCTCGGGCTGCATGTGCCAGATCATCCGCAGGCCGGCACGCCTCTCGATCCCGAGTACCGGACCGCATCGTTCGATCTCAACCAGGACGAATGCAACGCTCTGGTCGACTATCTGAAGAATCTGCCGGCTCCGGAGATGACGCCGCCGGCGAACGACAATCACGCCGAATACCTCGCCGGCGGACAGAAGCTGTTTGCTTCGGTCGGCTGTGCGACCTGTCATACCGAGCAGATGGGAGACGTCGTTGGCGTCTACAGTGATCTGCTGGTGCACGACATGGGAAACGACCTGGTCGACACTGGCGACTACGGTTCGTTTACGCCGACGCCTGATACGGCTGAGGACTTCATTGAAGAAGTCGCCGAGGCAGACGAAGGGGATCAGAGCCGGCTCTCGGGAATCCGCGTCGTCGGCGCGACCCGGCAGGAATGGCGGACCGCTCCTCTGTGGGGTGTTCGCGATTCGGCTCCGTACCTGCACGATGGCCGGGCCGAAACGCTCGAGCAGGCCATCGCCTTCCACGGCGGCGAGTCGGCCGGTTCCGCCCAGAAGTACTTCATGCTGACGTCGGAAGAACGGCAGCAGGTCCTGGCATTCCTGCGGTCACTGACGGCACCTTCACCCGATCGGCTCGCCAGCGCCCGCTGA